From Sphingobacterium bambusae:
TGATTCGACAACTTTGCCAAATAATGCTTTTCTAAAGACAGCAAAGAATTATAGTCTACCGGTTTACTCCTGCAAATAACGAGTTTAATTTCAGCAGGATGATAAAAATAGAGCCATAACAGAATTTGATTATATATGAATTGTGTTTTCCCAGATGCTATAGTACCTGCAATTAACACGTTGGGGTATCGATACATATCTTGCAATACAGGCGTACCTTCCGCGTCTAATAATAGCGGTAATACAAACGAATTAGATAATTCCTTTGCGTTTAAAATTAGCTTTCTCCAATCTTCTGGGAGCAAATCTAGAGAGGGATAATGATAAGTCGATAAGTTTAATGCTTGATCCACATTATTGGGCACATTAACTTTATCGTTTTCTACTGGGGTGCAATGATCGCTTTCTTTCATAAGATTAATTTTGGTCGTTCTAATATAGCATTTTCAGCAACAACTTAATGTAATTACTAATAAAATGCTTTACTTATTCTAAAAAATCTATGTCATAAGAAAGATTGACGTTTATGTACGTTTTCTTACTTGGTAATATTTTACGAGAACAATACTCGAAACATGCCCAGTGCCTATTAAATCGACAAAGTAGGTTTACTCTAGCAGAACTCAATACAAAAAACCATAACTTAACATCAACAAGTAATTAATAATAAAACTTGACTAGAAAAGGCTTTAAAAATTGTATAAAACTTCTAAAACAAACACTTACATTAATTCACCATAAGAGAAAACTAAATTAATATAAACGTGAAAGAAACTGCCGATAATCAAAATAAGTCCAAACTACAAAAAGGATATTAAAGTCTTTTGTCTTGGATCAAAAGATGGTAAATATGTAAAGTACTGAAATGTCACCAGATCTTTAAGAGAGGAGTGATAGGTTGAGGTACTTTTAATTCGAGATCTTGTCATAAGCACACGTCGGCTGACGGATATTACCCTTGCTTCCTTCCGATCCATACCCAGGCTAATGATTGCAAATAACAACGCTATGTGTGTAAGCTTTAATCTAGGATCTGCATTTATGCGCTGAATCAACTCTATCCAAATTTCCTTAGGTTCAATCATCATCTTTGAACAATAATGTGATGTCCTCTTTACTGTAATAGTAAGATCCAAGCACCTTCCGGTACCTGATTCTTCCAGTTACTCTAAGATTCTGCAAAGTTGCTGGGGATATATTGAGCAACGAACGTACAGCTTTGCTTCGCAGCCAACCTGGATCTGTTGGCTTTAAAGCTAAATTTTCATCATTAATTAGTCGTTTGATTTCACTCAATAATTCGAGTTTGAAAACTTCTAAATCTTCTTTTGTAATATGTTGATGCATCTGGAAATCGTTTATATAGTAAATAAAAATTGAAACACTTTGATTTGATTAGATAAAATGGCAAACTGACGGTGAAGGATCAAAGTATTTCCGAAATACAAAAGTCAATGGCTCCTCCTTCGGCCAATACTGTCACTCGGCATTTATAATCTGGGGTGCCAATTTCCTTTACTGGAAGCCTTTTACCATCTAAATGGTAGTGGGGCGAATCGGAAGGAAGATTAAGCGTTGCATAGCCGGATGCCCTGATCCGGTCTATGCGTTGCAAGATTTTATACATGCTGGATTTTACCTTAATAATTATCTAGATCTTTTCGCTGATGGTGTTTGCTCGACATCCTGCTTATTTGCCTCGATCGTCGGTTCGGAGGCTTCTCTACCTCCCGCCAAATCGGCCGATCGGGGGACCTTCACACTTTGCGTTTTATCTTTGGAAGCGAAGATTGCCTCATCCCTTACTTCCCTTCGATCTTTATCCAAAATATCGATCGTCTTCATTTGGGGGTTGGCAGCAAGCGTCACCGGTATCGTACGCCTGCCGATCTGCAAGTCTGCCTGCACGATATTTCCATTGCGCAAAGCTTTGGAAACTTCCTGAAGCTTTTCAGCATCTTTTAAACCCTTGATGGGATATTTTTTCAGCGAAGCTTCCAAATCATACCCGTATTCTGGACGAAAAGTGCGCATTGGATGATTACCGTAGGCATCCTTTACTTCTAGATTAAGCTTAAACCAGACAGGCGTTCTTTCCTGATTTGGAGTATTTTCTCGGTTCGGTTCATTTTTGGTTCGCAAGAAAACATCCTTTTCTATTGCCTGACCAGAGAGGAGCTTAAACGCCTGTAAGGCAGTAACGCGGTAATCCCGCTCCAAATTAAATGTTTGCGACCGGACAATTGGATTATCCTTTTGCTGCAAAGTGACCTTGTAGTCATTAAGGAAGTACATATCGCTGTCCTTTGATCGGTTAAAATTGATGTCAAAGCTGAGCTTTTCGGTTCGTGCTGCTTTGGGATCGACAGAATCCAGCGGCCTGTGGGTAGTTTGGATACCCAAGCTAAAATTTGGCATTTCACGTCGAATAGCGGTTTCAAGCACTTCGTTAAGCTTATTGTCGAAACCTAGGTTGTCCAATGTTTTTTTGAGGTACTCTAAATTGTTCTCGTTCATGAGCTAATGGATTTAATGGTAAAATGAAATAGATAGCAAATTGGTGTTACTCCAACGGGTGACTGATTGAAATAGAATTTTGGAAGAGATTAAAATTTGAAAAGTGGCTAACGAGATCGAAAACGCTCGCGCTGCTCATTAACCTGCTGATCAGCTGTAACCAAATGCGGAAAATCTTTCTTCAGCATGATTTGCAATGCGTTTTGGTAAGAGCTGCTATTGTAATCAAGCTGTCTATGAAAGCCATCTTGAAGGTTTCGTAGCTCATGGAGCATAACATGTCTGAGCTTACCATCATCTTCAAAACTTAGGATCACTCTTTCCGTATTGGATAACATGCCTTTGGGCTCTGACACGCGGTATTGGACCGTGGTATCATCATAGATGGTTACTTGCTTTCCAAGTCGGTAAGCTTCTCGTTGATCAGCATCTAGCTCCTCGCCATTAACCATTACCGGCGCTTTTACACTGGCAGCATCATAGGCCAGGAATTCACGCGTTTCAGCGTCGTACTCCACCACCATTCGCCTAACTTTATCATCGCCAACGTTTAGCTCTACCACATGATTCGGCTGTTCACCATCCATTAGCGTTCCCATAGCCTGTTGATCAAGCAAATAATGCGGCTGAGGACTTCGGTAAACTGGATGGATGAGCAGTTCGACTTCACCTGAGTCTGTTCTGTTAAGAGATAGCTTCACTTCCATCCGAGCGATACGAAAGCTATTAAGCTCTACATCACTAATGGCGATTAAAGCAGAACGCCGTCCAGCAAACATAGCCTCTAGATCGTAGTCGTCGATAGCTACCTTTTCATTATTGAACAGATTTAGTGATTGCAGCGCTTCACGGGGAAGCTCTGCTTCTTTAAATAAGTAGTGCATAGATTTAAGGATTATTTGTTTAGAAATTGCCCTGTAGTTCTAACAGGAACTTAATTGGATCAATATAGTGCGTACCAATCCGCACACTGAAATGTAGGTGAATCCCCGTTGCTCTTCCCGTTCGTCCCAGGATGCCGATGTCCTGTCCAGCGCGCACCTTGTCACCAACGGCCGCAACACAAGCAGAGAGATGCCCGTAAATGCTGTGGACGCCTCCATGATCGATTCGAATAAATATCCCCAGCAAGGGATGCTCTCCGGTCTCGACCACAATGCCTCGATACATTGCCATCACAACGGGATCATCAGCAGTAAGGTCAACGCCATTATGAAAACTAGTCCTACCAGTTACCGGATGTCGACGTATGCCAAAAGATGAGGTAGTCTTTGGCTTGCGCAACGGACTACAAACGACGATCGTTTCCATCGAATCTACCAAAGAAGCCTTTCGATCATAACTACTACCCTCATGTACTGTATGTTTTTTAGATGTCGGTAACTTCGCCGTAACCTGCCCATACGCATTATAAGCTAGTCCCATGAAAAATACTATTACTAGTAGCATGCAAAGAAAAAGTTTAACCATAATAAAGGAGATCAAGTATTTTTTATGCGCGTAAAACCAAAGCGCAGCCAGTAGCGTAGATAGCACTAAATAAATAGTACATTTGTAGCAACCAATATTAATATATCTTTTATTAATGAATTTTAACCTGATAGAATCATGGACAGAATAGGTGGAAACAATCCGCTAAGGCAAATGGTCCTTCGCGGGAAAGCACGGGAAGATTTCTTCGCATGGCAAAAAGCCAACTTCCAAACGGATCCCGTTAATGTGGATCTATGGCTAATTGGCCTACAACTGGAACTATTTAGCCAGTTTTTCAGGAAGACCATCCGGCATGCCAATGATTTTTATGAAGCACTGGATGCTTACAACAAAACCTAAGTCTTTGGCTAATTGACCTTCAAGTTGAACTATTTAGCCTAAAGACAGCATAGCGAACTAGCGAGACCGGCTTTTCCCCTGATCATGCTGCTGCTGCTTGTCTAGATCATGTCTCGGATCAGCAGCATAATTTTGGAGCATCACCGGTTTATTTCGCTCTCGCTGTTGCATATCCTGAAGTGCTCTTTGGTAGCCTTCGGTATAAGGATCTTTTTGTTTGGACTTAATACCGAATAGATTACGGAGACTTCGAAGCAATAGATAAGAAATACCACCATCAAGGACGAGCGAATACATCAGCGCTTCCCGATTCGAGGTGACACCACTACGGCTACTTGCTCTGCGTTGTAAGCGTGTCCCATCGGAAAGTTCAACAACAGATCCATTTCTGTATTGCTCTTTCTGCAAATCAGACAGTTTCTCTCCATTGATCATCGCCGGCACTCTTATTTTATCCGGGTCGGCAGCGATAAACTCCCTCGTTTCCGAATCGTACTCGATCACATAAGATTTACGCTTACCGTCATTTTCCATATAGGTTTTCAGCACATGGGTCAGTTTTCCCTGTTCAAGCTGTTCCGCTTCGGCATCCAATAAAAGCGGATGTTTCTTTACATCACGGTATATGGGGTGAAGCTGTAACGTGATATGTCCATCTGGCATTCTTTCCAAAGACAATTTAGCGTCCATTTTCTTGATATGAATACCATCAGCATTAATATCCTGCAAAGTAATGAGATCCGTACGATGTCCTGCTAACAAGGCATCCATATCGGCCTCAGATAACCTTGGTTTGCCATTATTAAGCAATCCCAGTTTACGTAATTCTCCTACAGGAATATCCTGTTCATTGAATAGTTTGTCCATAAAATGACTGTTTTGTTTTTTACGCTAGCTAATTAATCCCCATGAATATTAAAGGGGATTGATTAAGATGCAGCGCTGATGCTGTAAACCGATAATGCATATAGATGGCAATCTCACTTAAAAAATGTAGCTCTATACGCCATTACTATGATTTTTGCCATCGGCATTAGCGAATTATGCATTGTTCGCTGGCCGGAATCCCATCACGATCTCCGCGACCTCGGAGTTGATTTGGGCAAAATTCGCCAGTAGGATTTCCTCCTTTTTGCCAGCAAAATCATAAAACATCGGTAGATCACGATATTGTGCTTCCTCCTGCTTGATCGCCTTTACGTCTAAATTGATCCGGCAGTTGATCGCCGATGGCTCATATTTGCCCGTGTAATCTTCAACAGCGTCCGAGGCCAGCATACCTACCATCTCCCCCGCTTTGAGGGCGGCAATCTTTCCCGCGGGGATGAGCGGTTCCAGACGTTCGGAAATCGATACAGAAGTTTTGTTACGATCTATCGAAAGGCCTTCGCTGACCTGCTTGACCTTACCAAAAATGCGCTCTAGCCAATCAAGCGTCTCTTTATTACGTACCGATCCAGAAAGTACATTTCCCACCACGGCGGTAATTGATGTTGCCGTCTCCTTGCCATACTGTTGCTTGAACTGGGGAAGCTCTTGAAGCCCCAGCAGCACAGCAACCAAATTACTTCGCGCCTGGGCAATCAAGTTTTCGATCTTATGGGCATATAGCGTAGGCGCCTCATCAATTATCAATCCCACCGGCTTATTTCCTCGGGAGTTCACCAAACGTGTTATGCGGTTTAAGATGACTGAGTAACAGGCCGAGTTGATGCTTTGCGTGTTAGGGTCATTGGCCAGCACCAAGATGGATGGATTACGTGGGTCACTGATCTTCAGCTCAAAATCATCGCCTGAAAACACCCAAAAGGTTTCTTTGGTAGCAAGACGACTGATAAAAACCTTAAGCGTTCCCACCTGCCCCTCGAGCTGGTCAAAGGCTCTGGCCTTGAAGGCTGTCATAAAGGGAGAAAGCAACGATTCTAGCTCCTGATTGGAGAACAGCACCGTGAAGATCTCCTCATAAGAGCGATTTAAAAAGGCAAGCACATGTGGGAAGCTGGAATAGCGACCATCCTCATGTTTAGCAAAAAAATAGATGCAGGAAGCCAGAAAGTTGATCGCCGATTGCGTAAAGAACTGGTCACTCCCGCCCGACTTATCCCCTTTCTTCATCGCTTCCACCAACGCCTCGGCTGTCTCGGATGCATCGGCTAAAGATTGCAGGTACTCACTTCGCCAAGGGTTCAGTCGCCTACTCTTCTCGGGCTCAGTTAAATTAACCACATGGAAGTCGTAGTCCTCACACTTGCCTCCCTGCTTAGCCAGCAGGTAGTGGTAGTAGGCCACCTTTCCCAGATCGGGAAACTTAAAGTCGTAGATCAGCATGGTAAATTCTAGGGCAACAAACTGCCGGATCACCGGCATCACCACCCCAAAACTCTTCCCACTACCCGGGGTACCGATTAGCAGCGTCCCGCGAAACACATTCTCCAGCACCACGTAGCCCTTGCGTACCTTGCCTTTATAATAGAACAGCATCGGAATATTAACAACAAAGCGTCCAAGCTTCGGTTTGGTGCGCTGCATAAAAGATTCCCCTTCGATGTTCCACCTATCCTTTCCTAGTTTGGAGCTGATCACTTTGGACATATTATCCAGCGCAAGGTGTAGCAAGACTGTTCCTGCAATGGTCAGCAGTACATACCCATTTTTAAACCAAACAATCGCAGCGACAGTTGTATCTCCAAGTTGGTCGTAAGCCCATATGGAAACCAATAAGAAAAACAGTCCCAAACAAAAAGGTAAAGCAATGGCCTTTCCAACCTCCAGATCCTTCTTTTTACGGCTTAACGTTCCAATCGACACAAGCGCAATAATCATCAGCGTAAAGAGTTTGCAGTAAAACGGATGCTGGTAAATCTTGAATACCAGTAGTTTTCCCAAGATCATTGTAACCGCATGACGAGCTCCCCCTGCTAGCTCCAATATATAGTCAGCACCAACAAAACACAGGATATCGAACAGTACGAGCACGTAAATAGCAAACTGCAAGAAGCGGTGCAAGGACTGCTGCTCTTTAGATTCTTCCATGTAAACTAGTTTTGAGGTAAAAAATAGCCTAGCGGCAGCTTTCCTAAAATGTATCGGCCTCGAGAATATCCTTGTACTTGACTTTCAGATCAAGCGTCCGCCCAGAAAGTTGCTTTTCGGAAAGCTGGATATGCAAGATTTTATTCGCCGGAAATGTCATCTTTTTTAGCACATAGATATTCCGAAAACTGCGTTTAAAGGTTCCTTGGCCATAGAGCTGCCAGATAGGTTCCACTTCTATAGCCTGTACATTGGTGGCCTTGGTGATTTTACGGTCTTCGATCTTCATACGCACTTGGTCAATCTCGTAACTCAAATTTGTGCTGTTAGTCGCCGTGATATCCAGTAACACCAGATCGCCCACCGTGTAGACCGCATTTAATTGCATGTTCACACCATGCGCCTTTACCTTTCGAAGTGGTCGAAACCTGCGAATAGAAAGCATCGTAAGCGC
This genomic window contains:
- a CDS encoding helix-turn-helix domain-containing protein — its product is MHQHITKEDLEVFKLELLSEIKRLINDENLALKPTDPGWLRSKAVRSLLNISPATLQNLRVTGRIRYRKVLGSYYYSKEDITLLFKDDD
- a CDS encoding DUF4099 domain-containing protein; the encoded protein is MHYLFKEAELPREALQSLNLFNNEKVAIDDYDLEAMFAGRRSALIAISDVELNSFRIARMEVKLSLNRTDSGEVELLIHPVYRSPQPHYLLDQQAMGTLMDGEQPNHVVELNVGDDKVRRMVVEYDAETREFLAYDAASVKAPVMVNGEELDADQREAYRLGKQVTIYDDTTVQYRVSEPKGMLSNTERVILSFEDDGKLRHVMLHELRNLQDGFHRQLDYNSSSYQNALQIMLKKDFPHLVTADQQVNEQRERFRSR
- a CDS encoding M23 family metallopeptidase; the encoded protein is MLLVIVFFMGLAYNAYGQVTAKLPTSKKHTVHEGSSYDRKASLVDSMETIVVCSPLRKPKTTSSFGIRRHPVTGRTSFHNGVDLTADDPVVMAMYRGIVVETGEHPLLGIFIRIDHGGVHSIYGHLSACVAAVGDKVRAGQDIGILGRTGRATGIHLHFSVRIGTHYIDPIKFLLELQGNF
- a CDS encoding DUF4099 domain-containing protein, whose translation is MDKLFNEQDIPVGELRKLGLLNNGKPRLSEADMDALLAGHRTDLITLQDINADGIHIKKMDAKLSLERMPDGHITLQLHPIYRDVKKHPLLLDAEAEQLEQGKLTHVLKTYMENDGKRKSYVIEYDSETREFIAADPDKIRVPAMINGEKLSDLQKEQYRNGSVVELSDGTRLQRRASSRSGVTSNREALMYSLVLDGGISYLLLRSLRNLFGIKSKQKDPYTEGYQRALQDMQQRERNKPVMLQNYAADPRHDLDKQQQHDQGKSRSR
- a CDS encoding type IV secretory system conjugative DNA transfer family protein yields the protein MEESKEQQSLHRFLQFAIYVLVLFDILCFVGADYILELAGGARHAVTMILGKLLVFKIYQHPFYCKLFTLMIIALVSIGTLSRKKKDLEVGKAIALPFCLGLFFLLVSIWAYDQLGDTTVAAIVWFKNGYVLLTIAGTVLLHLALDNMSKVISSKLGKDRWNIEGESFMQRTKPKLGRFVVNIPMLFYYKGKVRKGYVVLENVFRGTLLIGTPGSGKSFGVVMPVIRQFVALEFTMLIYDFKFPDLGKVAYYHYLLAKQGGKCEDYDFHVVNLTEPEKSRRLNPWRSEYLQSLADASETAEALVEAMKKGDKSGGSDQFFTQSAINFLASCIYFFAKHEDGRYSSFPHVLAFLNRSYEEIFTVLFSNQELESLLSPFMTAFKARAFDQLEGQVGTLKVFISRLATKETFWVFSGDDFELKISDPRNPSILVLANDPNTQSINSACYSVILNRITRLVNSRGNKPVGLIIDEAPTLYAHKIENLIAQARSNLVAVLLGLQELPQFKQQYGKETATSITAVVGNVLSGSVRNKETLDWLERIFGKVKQVSEGLSIDRNKTSVSISERLEPLIPAGKIAALKAGEMVGMLASDAVEDYTGKYEPSAINCRINLDVKAIKQEEAQYRDLPMFYDFAGKKEEILLANFAQINSEVAEIVMGFRPANNA